One segment of Nerophis lumbriciformis linkage group LG35, RoL_Nlum_v2.1, whole genome shotgun sequence DNA contains the following:
- the LOC133575392 gene encoding progesterone receptor-like, translating into MDFSSTLSYLEDNPRRRSDPDRFDTCPCPSTAELSQAVSVSLGLDALSSPLHSTAHGSGGAAAFQVCEAGQSFGAAAHTGTTEDEFGAVCQGMQQVSCMDLLRSNEADSSPTPVTRGSVISTFVCKDSNLFANTEPPSQMDRLLPLRQYTAYPLNPNLYRDIPSVLCVNEGAYGGRVEPGRTGHNLECKYCKCGQAGVGCRQECRCVWHNRDEPSKGGMRAAAMAPSYGQVESYQSEHSHGQPAYPSVKTEPPTWMDCTDRGFRPEDLFPGVYLSDRRVCQVCGDDASGCHYGAVTCGSCKVFFKRAAAGKQNHLCASRNDCTIDKLRRKNCASCRLKRCFMSGMSLKGRRMKGASQTRSGEEEKPPTPLRPGEIGERPERRDVILEHGNAVARARASQTLVLGIPQTLHSCLSLLSVLQAIEPAVVNAGHDPALPDSSTSLLTSLNQLGERQLVTVVGWAKAMPGFRSLHVDDQMTVIQLSWMGVMVFGLGWRSYTLTNSSMLYFAPDLVFNDQRMQVSSMYEHCMRMKMLSQRFCTLKVTQEEFLCMKALVLFSILPVEGLKNQRCFDDLRTSYMKELDRLASNRGETTRTHRLFQLTELLDYLQLVVRKLHQFTYDLFMEAQSLQSRVNFPEMISEIVSVHVPKILSGMVKPILFHNAI; encoded by the exons ATGGATTTTTCCTCCACTTTGTCGTATTTGGAGGACAACCCTAGAAGAAGAAGCGACCCGGACCGCTTCGACACCTGTCCGTGTCCCAGCACAGCGGAGCTCAGCCAGGCGGTGTCCGTGTCCCTGGGCTTGGACGCGCTGTCCTCCCCGCTCCACAGCACCGCGCACGGCTCCGGCGGCGCCGCCGCTTTCCAGGTCTGCGAGGCGGGTCAGAGTTTCGGCGCGGCCGCGCACACCGGCACCACAGAGGACGAGTTCGGCGCGGTGTGCCAAGGCATGCAGCAGGTGAGCTGCATGGACCTGCTGAGGTCCAACGAAGCCGACAGCTCGCCGACGCCGGTGACGCGCGGTTCTGTCATATCCACGTTCGTCTGCAAGGACTCCAACTTGTTTGCGAACACGGAGCCGCCCTCTCAGATGGACCGACTCTTACCACTCAGACAATACACCGCTTACCCGCTCAACCCCAACTTGTACAGAGACATCCCGAGTGTTTTGTGCGTGAACGAGGGCGCTTACGGCGGCCGAGTCGAGCCGGGGAGGACCGGACATAATTTGGAGTGTAAATATTGTAAGTGTGGACAAGCAGGTGTTGGGTGCAGGCAGGAGTGCCGCTGTGTCTGGCACAACAGGGACGAGCCGAGCAAAGGAGGCATGCGAGCAGCAGCCATGGCACCGAGCTACGGCCAAGTGGAAAGTTACCAAAGTGAACACTCTCACGGCCAGCCCGCTTACCCATCCGTCAAGACGGAACCGCCAACCTGGATGGACTGCACGGATAGGGGCTTCAG GCCTGAAGATCTGTTCCCAGGTGTGTACCTATCAGACAGGCGTGTGTGTCAGGTGTGTGGGGATGATGCGTCTGGTTGTCACTATGGAGCAGTCACCTGTGGCAGCTGCAAAGTATTCTTCAAGAGGGCCGCCGCTG GTAAACAGAACCACCTGTGTGCCAGCCGGAATGACTGCACCATTGACAAATTGCGGCGTAAAAACTGTGCCTCGTGTCGCTTAAAACGCTGCTTCATGTCAGGAATGAGCCTCAAAG GTCGCAGGATGAAGGGAGCCAGCCAGACGAGGAGCGGGGAAGAGGAGAAACCTCCAACTCCCTTGAGGCCTGGTGAAATAGGAGAGAGGCCAGAGAGGAGAGATGTCATCTTGGAGCACGGAAATGCAGTTGCCAGGGCTCGAG CATCCCAGACTCTGGTTTTAGGCATCCCTCAGACCCTACACTCCTGCCTATCCCTGCTCAGCGTGCTCCAGGCCATTGAGCCTGCCGTCGTCAACGCAGGGCATGACCCGGCCCTTCCAGACAGCTCTACCTCCCTGCTAACCAGCCTGAACCAACTCGGGGAGAGACAACTTGTAACAGTGGTAGGCTGGGCCAAAGCGATGCCAG GTTTCCGCAGCCTACATGTGGATGACCAGATGACGGTGATTCAGCTGTCATGGATGGGGGTGATGGTGTTTGGTCTGGGCTGGAGGTCCTACACCCTCACCAACAGCTCCATGCTTTACTTTGCTCCAGACCTGGTTTTCAATGA CCAGCGTATGCAGGTGTCCAGTATGTATGAACACTGTATGCGGATGAAGATGCTTTCCCAACGTTTCTGCACGCTGAAGGTCACCCAAGAGGAGTTCCTGTGCATGAAGGCGCTGGTCCTCTTCAGCATTC TGCCAGTGGAGGGCCTGAAGAACCAGCGCTGTTTTGATGATCTACGGACCTCCTACATGAAGGAGTTGGACCGCTTGGCCAGCAACCGCGGCGAGACCACCCGGACACACAGGCTGTTTCAgctcacagaactgctggactaCCTCCAGTtg